In Deinococcus puniceus, one genomic interval encodes:
- a CDS encoding YlxR family protein, with the protein MPDARPTTDTLPRHTPERSCVACRRKRPQVEFVRVTKQEGVWAVQLGKRSGRGAYVCSDSPACWQDKKLRRAFGAQAVQVAAQLLERQAPAS; encoded by the coding sequence TTGCCAGACGCCCGGCCCACCACCGACACCCTGCCTCGGCACACGCCTGAGCGCAGCTGTGTCGCGTGCCGCCGCAAACGCCCACAAGTAGAATTTGTGCGCGTGACCAAGCAGGAAGGCGTCTGGGCAGTGCAACTTGGCAAACGCAGTGGGCGCGGCGCGTATGTGTGCAGCGACTCGCCCGCGTGCTGGCAAGACAAAAAACTGCGGCGGGCCTTCGGCGCTCAGGCGGTGCAAGTGGCCGCGCAGTTGCTAGAGCGCCAAGCACCAGCCTCTTGA